The genomic window aattaattcagTATAACcaaatatattgttatattgaaaataaattcggattatgcacatgtatattttgatgtacataaatattattaaacaaatttcattaaaaaggtatattttatgaaataattataagaatatattaactACAATATATGTcaccaaataaaaaaaaaaaaaaaaaaaaagaaacacttatgtttaataaaatatttaattatgataataaaacattttaaaatagctAAATAGAGaatacaaatacaaaaaaatattctaacatatataaagtttAATTAATAGTTAATTTATCcacaaaaaagaatatatttacataaattcaCGTGACCATATTAAAATTAGGGATTTTTGAGCTAACATCCTTTTTagatttaaaattttagaaatCTTTGTTAATAATCCTAATtcttcttattatatttttcaataaggataatataatttattgcTTTCAACGTCTCCTTTAATTTTGGATAttatcttatattttataaaaaaaagaattataaaaacggGTACAATTAAGTACGGAATACCATAATATAACTCCttaagaacaaaaaatttcaaaaaatgatTAACTGGTATTAATGCTCCcgataataaaacatatagaagtacaagaaaaacaaaaacgtCTAAAACAACAATGCCTTTACGGAATTTTGAAAACTTCTTAAAAAGTAACTTCATATCACTACAACTTGATTCTTCACAATTGGacttaatataattatacatatcttttttattcaaattatCTATTCCTGTAAGATACTCAGTCATTTCTGTTTTAACTATCTCATTTTGATCAATTTCTCTTACATCTTCTCTTTTATGATAAACGTCTCGTACTCTCAGTCCTGACGGAAATACTGAACCCGATGATTCTGATTTTCTTCGATTAACCTCCCAAGCATTTTCATGCTCCA from Plasmodium malariae genome assembly, chromosome: 13 includes these protein-coding regions:
- the PmUG01_13011500 gene encoding uncharacterized protein, whose protein sequence is MKKNNNLGKIIPYIDNGKKRNVIHNNNGLTLRKCYRKNEIKILLLILKNPNKRVYGLEHENAWEVNRRKSESSGSVFPSGLRVRDVYHKREDVREIDQNEIVKTEMTEYLTGIDNLNKKDMYNYIKSNCEESSCSDMKLLFKKFSKFRKGIVVLDVFVFLVLLYVLLSGALIPVNHFLKFFVLKELYYGIPYLIVPVFIILFFIKYKIISKIKGDVESNKLYYPY